atggaaaggtcaaatgctttattatctaaatgttgaGAGTAGGTGGTTGACAAAATGGTGCACTTTGAGGCCATGCGGCGGGTAGTAATGTGGGTGCTAGAGATGGTGGtgcgagcaggtgggtctgggcaggtgtaaTGTCATCGATGtttgtgagcaggtgggtctgggcaggtgtaaCTGCCCATACTCTACACACATAGAGTATGTGGTCAGCGTTCCACATGTTTTTATGTGGTATAATTGTACGAATAAAGATTCCTAGATTCAAAACCACCTCCTCTTTGCCACTTTAGCATAGGCCCAAAGTTTGGGCCCCAAACAGAGGTTGCCAGTACATCTGTCTTGTTGTGACATAGGCTACGCCATTGGGTTCGTTAAAAAATGGGCTTTGTTGATAATGAATCAAGAGGTTAGTCTTTTGAGAATAGGCTGCCATTCATGGTGTAATTGAGTTGACTTGGGTGCAGTCTTTGTAGTTGGTGAACTAGTCCAGCGAGAACAGCAGTGCTATCAGATTATTTCTGTGTCTTGTCACAGCGTAGGTGCTAATACAGCAAACTGTTCCACCTCAATTCCAGTAATCACACAATGAACAAATGTCCTTGCTTAGTCTTGCCTTATACTGGAATTGAGATGGTAAACTGGCATTTGCAGAACATGACATTGGCTGAATGTTGTGGTGTGTCCCTTTGGGTATTAGCTTATGTTAAATGAATGTGCTGGAGCTGGCCAGACATGTCTTGTTACTAATTCTGATTCAAATTATAATAGTTTTTCCAGTGGTGTGAATGTATGGAGAAAAACACCATACCAGCTCCACCCAATCCAGGCCGCTACATAAAGTTATTTTTGGCTGTGTAGAATTACCATTGCACAAATTGTTGTAGTTAGCTAGGCCTACATGATGAGTAGCCTAAGCCTACGTTCTGCTCAGAGGAACAGGAACATAGTTAGGAGGATCTGGTGTCAATTAGCCATCAGTACATTTCATCATGCAAACACATTACCACACTTCCTCTTCACCCGCTAGTTGGGGTGAATTGCGATATGTCATAATCAACTGTTGATGGTTGTATTTATTTAAGGTGCCAGAGCTGATGCACCTCCAGGGTTGGCAGTTATTCAAGTACAGAGCTGTTGTGGAGATGTCAATGGACTGGAATTTAGTCATCAACACAACTGACTTGCATAGAATGAGCCAGAGGCCTAAGCCTACTCTTGTGCTACCATATCCATATACTGGAGCAGTTCCAggtttgctagctagctgtgtCCGTTCGCTGTGTTTTCAAGCATGGGGAAGAGAGTCCATCTTGACATCGGAGTAGGCAGCCCCTAATTATCGCACACCTGTGTTTGTTGATTGTGAGGAGTTTCCCAGCGGTCTGGGTAGAGTGGGAGTATTGTGGTTCCAGGCAGAGGGAGGTTTATCTTGGCCTTGACACCCATGTGAAGTACAGGGCTGGCCCCCTCTCAGCAGCGTGCTGTGTGGCTCTTAGATCATGCTCCGGAGGACAGAGACCACCACTATGGGAATTAGGCTAGCTCGACCAAGAGAGGCCCATGCCACTCAGTCTGAGAACAGTTTAGGGCAAAAAGATAGAATCCCTGTCCACCTTTCCCATGACAGAAGTAGGTTAAAGCTTGGACAGTCAGAGGTTGTGCTCATTAAGGAATTGTGGAATTTGCCAGAACATCTATGCTGTTTGAGAGGTGGTTTAAATGTTGACTTTGTATTTTGAGTGAGGTTtcttcctagttctacatttctGCAATCAACATACCCTTGATTTGTATGAACTAGGCTTAGGCTACAGAGAAGCCATCATTCTCATTAGCATGTATGAGTTGCGTGGTTGTCTTGCACCATTGCCTTTGTAATTTCCCAATTGCTTGTCATAGCAGTTCTGaacaaaggccagatttgtgcaaatgTCGCCCCTATTTCTCACAGCGAAGGCATCAATCGTATTACTTCCAGCAGGCGAAGCAAAGAGGTTAAACAAACAGGAGCAGAGTGGCCTCGACGAACAATATTATTCAACATTCTTTTCGAGATTCAGACCATCACAGTTTGCAGGGAATTATGTTTGTCCCtcatatcaaatcacattttatttgtcacattcccCCGAAAACGGCAgccgtagaccttacagtgaaatgcttacttacaagcccttaaccaacaatgctttaagaagttttaagagaAGTAAGTGTTAAATAGAAAACAAAAGTAACAAAttattaaacagcagcagtaaaataacaatggcgcggctatatacagggggtaccggtacagagtcaatgtgcgggggcaccggttagtcaaggtaattgaggtaatatgtacatgttggaagagttaaagtgactatgcatagataataaacagagagtggcagcactgtaaaagaggggtctgggtagcctcTAATATTCATTCTCAGGCAGGTGAAAAgcttccattttttttaaatacataatGGTTGTGGCTGTTCCACGGGGAAATGTGTCCAACACAGATGGTTTTGGGTCTCCACTCTACTAATTCTTCCAAAGGAAGCAGCTCCATCCAGTTACACAACCGTTCAAAAggttgggatcacttagaaatgtccttttatttattttttaagaaaAGCACTACAAGTTTATcgtttttaaaaggctaattaatcattagaaaacccttttgcaattatgttagcacagctgaaaactgttggtctgatttaaagaagcaataaaacggtccTCCTAtagaccagttgagtatctggagcgtcagcatttgtgggttcgattacaggctcaaaacagCTAGAAACAacaaactttcttctgaaactcctccgtctattcttgttctgagaaatgaacgcTATGCcaagccttttaaaatgataaacttggattggcTAACGCAACGTGACAATggaaaacaggagtgatggttgctgataatgggcctctattcGCCTATATagattccatttaaaaaatcatcCATGTCCAGctccaatagtcatttacaacattaacaatgtctacactgtatttctgatcaatttgatgttattttaattaatggacaaaaaaaatctgcttttctttcaaaaacaaggacatttctaagtgactccaaacttttgaacggtagtgtatgtactcTCAGATTTCTGTATTCTACCTTTAATTAAAGTTTTCACCTAAAAATGGATGCAGCATATCACCTTGAAGAAGATGTCAAAGCCTAGAGTTTAGATGCATTAAATAATAGGCCTATATTTTCCACTGCTTTTATAACCACTTTACACCAATATTGGAAAACACGtttaaaatgtattcatttaaaaaatgaatacatTGCCATGACAAACCTAAATTAATTCAGAatagaaacatttatttttaacttgTTGAGAATGCACTGTTTTAGCACCCAACAATGGCACCTGATGTGTTCTTTGATCTTTGAATCTTCTATTCCTGTATTCATTTAAATGTGCCACATACCCAATTTACAGATGGCTAATAATCATCCCTTCTTTTAGCTGGTACTCCTTGGACTCCAGGCCagggaagaagaggaaggagagagggaagatccAGGTCAGCATTCAGTTCATGAGGAACAACATGACGGCCAGCATGTTTGACCTCTCCATAAAGGACAAGCCCCGCTCGCCCTTCACCAAACTCAAGGACAAGATGAAGGGGCGCAAGCACGACGGTGGTCTCTCCGACACCACCTCAGCCATCCTGCCCCGCTCCGCCATGTGTGACTCGGAGACCCTTCGCCAACCCAGTGCTTCTGACCATCAGCCAGAGCCCAAGATCAAGAGACACCTACTGGCCGGCTCCCATACGCTCTCTGCAGCCCGCTCCATGTCTGACCTCATTGGCACTCACTTCCGCCCCAAGCTGGACTCTAGAAACTCCATGGAACAGCTGGGTAAGGACAGCAGCTTCCTCTAGTATTAGGCCTATTTTAGTATTTACTTGTATTAGCCTACCTGTGCCATCTTTCTTTGTCTGTGATTAGTATTGCTTCCATGAATGTTTCCGGTAAATTGTTTGtttcacagagaaagagagtggtgcCGCCCCTCACAGGCGCTCCCAGGGCGAGGTGCCAGGCTACCAGGACAGCGAGGGGCAAGGTGATCCTTTTACTCATATCAGCGACGGCTTGCCGCAGAAGTACGCCACCCTCCCACGCAACCGCAACCCGTTCGAGATGGAGCAGGGCCAGCTGTGGGACCGAGGGGAGaaaaaggagaagaaggagaaggtcAGCCTGCTGGAACGTGTGACCGGGAAGAAGGAGGGACGCAAGACCAACAACGGGGGGCGTTCGGGCAGCTCTGGAGACCTGCGCTCCATCAACCCATTCAGCAGCGACCCTCAGGAAAACACCCAACCAACCAACCCCTTCCTCTCACACAAAAATACAAGGTAAAGCTTTTCACGTCCACACCACCATGTTTGGTATCCAagccagggtcatgttcattaataAGCACTAAacggaagaaaacaaactgaacagGTTATTGGTAATATAACCCTCTGCCACAGGTAAATATGATTTGATGTGTTTTGATGATTTTGTAATTCAGTGTACATGGATGTTTTGCAGCGATAAAAATCCCACCACTAATGGAGACATCCGAAAGGCAAGAGAGAACCACGGAAAGAAAAATGTAAGAGATCATACCTTGTATACTTTTTGTGAACTAATCTCAAATAAAATGAAGGGGGGGGGAAAGCATAGTCCTAGTTTTTTGGGGTACTTGTTCTGAGGTTCAGAACACCACTGACTTTTAATTGAGCAGCTCTCCCTGATCTCACTTGACATTGCAGCTGGTGATGTTGGTCTCTGAACTGCTGTCTGTTCCGTCTTTGACAGTTCACTATGAGTGTCATTAAACTAATGAACAGCGGTCATCATCTGACCCGGCTCATCATTTGAAACAGTGTGAGTTTCAGTCTCTAAGGTCAGGTGATGTACTATTATATCGTACTGGTACCATAATTGGAGcactttttttcttttttggggGGAGAAATCTGTATGAGATTTTTCATTGGTTGGATGGGGGTATTTGCCACCTTAGTTTTGTCACACCCCCACCCAAAGACAAATAAGAATAAAACGCTCTCATGGTGCTTAATTCTAGTAGTCGCTGGCTATTACACTGCAGAATTAGTATTAACATGGTAAGAGAGCAGCTTCCAAAGTGATGTTGAAATGAGAAACGGATGCTGATAATGGCTTTCCTCACCTCTCGTTGTGGGTGTTGAGGAGTTGTCTTAACCACATGTGCCCCTCCATACTCTGCACTAGCAGAAATGAACTGGCAGTTCCATTTCCTCTCCTTTCAGGCCCTAGCTAATTAAccagtgagggaggaggggaaggatagTGAGAGATTTTAAAGAACAGAGCTTTTAAATTCTCAAAGCAGAGCTCATTAGAAGCAGTAATGAGACAACtggagaatgccaagtgtgctcGCCTTATCTCCTCCTCACTACTGATCGCGGAAAAATTGTCAGTACTTTGGTAGTTCATGGTCATTTCCAGGCCTCTGTCACCAGCTACTACAGCTCCCGGCTGTGTAGCTTTATATCATGTCTGGGGCTTTTTGGCATGTGTGTAATGGACACAATTGCTCATACAGTATAATGAAACGGAGCTGGTAACTTGATTCATGTTAGGAAAGTCTCTCAGCGGAAGTGGTTGTCTCTATGTCAGGTCTTCATTTTCTCTGGTAGCGCAAAAGGCCTATTTCTCagcatattttcactttgtctcCAAAAACATATTCACTTCCCCAGTAAGCGGTTGATACACCCCCACTAACAACACCTGTTTTTCTCTGACTAAAAACGTGAGGCACTTTGCTTGGCTACTTTCAACTTTGGCTGCCCAGAAAGCGACAACAAAATAACTCGAAGCGTACCTAGGATGGACCGCAGCACACCTAGCATGTCCACATACCATTGGAAACAATGGAAATAAAAGGGCCGGCGTGTTTAGTGTGATCCCCTGCCTTAGTCCTCTTTTTTTTGGACATAAACTCTAGGGATCCTCACATTTTTAGTTTCTTTGTTTCTCATACTAGGACGAGTTACAGTAAATATGGTCAGCGCAGCGATGGCAGCTTGGTTTGGGCACAGGGAGGGGAAGGGGACTAAGTGTAGTATTTTAAACAAGTTGATGGCTTTGCTGCTCTATCTGCCTGGTGGAACCATGTCCATTTGTTGAAGCGGTAACATGGTACctcgttaaaaaaaaaaaagaatctccTCTCGTCCCTCCATAATGGGTTCGGCACAGACTGTGATGCACCCGGTCCTCTAAAGAACAAACTCGACCAAAATAGTTTGGTTGCATCTTTCTTTTCCTGTTCATTAGTCTGACCTTTTTATTCCGGAAATATGCACTCCGCCGTTTCCAGGCAGCTTCCAATTTTTTGTTGTCTTAATTACTGTTTGCGGCGTGGTTTCATTTTAATGTGATGCTCTTGTCTGCCAGCTGGTCAAGGTCTCTGCCTAGGCTGGCTTGTGAGGAGAGGAAATGTGCTTTAAGATTTAAAGAGGTAATGGGGGTTGaaagcttttttttattttttctagaACTGATACTtaaacaacacatcagattccCTGCCACAGGATTCCTGATTGTTCGAGCCATCGCAGAGTTTCTGTTGAACACTATTGAACACTTGATCAGATCAAACACCTGAAGTGAAATGCAATGGCGACGACAGTGCTAACAAACCTGTGGAGTGACGTCTTATCACAGCCTCTCAATTAGTCCTGATTGCCACCCGGTTATACGAGCTGAACACGTGCAGCCATGACGTAGTTTGTGGCGTTTTTCCTAACACctttagggtagcctagtggttagagcattcgactagtaaccgaaaggttgcaagttcaaatccccgagctgactaggtacaaatctgtcgttctgcccctgaacaggcagttaacccactgttcctaggccgtcattgaaaataaagatttgttcttaactgacttgcctagttaaataaaggtaaaatttaaaataataattagGCAGTTAGTCTATCTGCCGTAATACGAGGGATTCCCTGGCCTAGCCCACCTTCTGTCTTACTTTAAATCATTTTTAGCACTAATTTATCTTTTGCTTAGGTTTTTTCTATTCCTACCATCTGTACTGTATACTACTCATTGAAAACAACTGTCTCGGGAATTGTCTCGCATCTCAAGACGCGTTTGGAGAAATACACTTTTATTTTGTGTAAATGGCGCTGTCAGTGTTGACGTCATCATAATGTCTGTGGTTTGCACCCGCAGGAGACGATGCAGACGAGCGCGGCTTCCTATAGCAACTTATCTTTCGACGAGGTGGTGCATGAGCTCATCAAGCAGAATGGGGTGGTGAAAAAGAAGGACGCCCATATCCGTGAACTGGAAGACTACATTGATAACCTGCTGGTGCGCGTTATGGAGGAGACGCCGAGCATCCTGCGGACACCCTACGAACCCAAGAGGAAAGCGGAGAAAATCTCAAAAAATAACTAGTGTCAAGGTAGAGTTAGGGGTCCCAACGATATGCTCTTGTTTCAGTGAGGGCCCATTCTAGCCATTGTGAAATGTATTGTGGGTATAGAACAAAAATGAAGAGAAGGGGATTGACCTATGCCaaatcaccattttattttttgaatttttattTTAATAGGTTTTGCATGCTTTGATTTGAGTGTACACCAGTTTCCCCAAGAATTTTATTGGGAAGTGAAGTACACCCGACTACATAAATATCTGACATTTTGACTTGCATTTTAACAAACCCCATGGCTTTCCCATAATTATAGAAATACTAACCTGTGAATCAGTTGTTGTATAGTGATCCACTCATCCTTTTTTTGTTATTATACCTCTTGCTCTGTTCTTTGCATGACATTTCCTTTGTTTTCCATATTCAGCCGAATTgaaagaatgtgaaatggcaaTGTCTCACAGATCCATCAGAACACCTTATAGCAGAGACCAGTGGGATAAGAAACAAAACTAGTGGGTTTATGCCATGCGTGACAGTTTCTTCAAGGTGTACACGTTTTCACAATAGTGTATACAATAGACCTGTGCACTTTCACACACGTATAACATGGGGGGAAAAACACAGACAACTTCTGAGGCGATTGTGTGCACATGGAACCACCATCAAGCTAGATTTGCGTTGTAACACTAAGGCCATACAAATATAATTAAATGTTTAACGGATGGCCCTCTTCACTTCACTTTAAAAAAATTTTTTAAGAGATTAAGTCCTACTGaaaaaaaatgcatgttttgATCAAAATAATGTCCCCCCCTAAAATCACTAAAATAACTTAAAATCACTTGATTAGGTCACTAGGTGTTGAACTAAGGTTGCTGAAGTATTTTAAAGGGATTATCtagtacttttgtatactttttagatAGTCATTCTAAAAGTAGCACTCacaagccaaaagtggtccccgaaaATGGCCTAtgtctctcgctctgctgtgGGTGCATcatgtgcatcttgctagctgtcattCATATGGCGAGGTGCTAAAGTGAATTTGTTGAACTCGTGCTGCTAGGGGGCTAGCCCATGTGGGGAGAAATGGTGTAGCACAGTACAAATAAAAACTAGAGATTTCATGGCTAATTGAagtaagacagtaattctgcttATAGATTATGCATCTATAAACTACTCATTGACATATCCAGCCCAAAGtgggaggtttaaaaaaataccggagcatgtctttaataaAAGGGGCTACTCGccttacttaaaaaaaaacatatatatatatctgttaaATGTTTAATAAAATATGTATGGCCTAAGTATTAAAATGTACCAAACACTGCGTGTTAACTTATCACATTTGtgtaaaaagaagaaaaaaaagaagaaaagtaCATAGTTTATTGAATAGGGTTTGATGTGCTAATTTGAATAGAGCTGTAATGACTGTTTACACTTCAGACCAAGATGCAGGATTATGACACAAACTCTCACTCAGCCAATCGGCCCTTTACACGCCTCTTACTGTAGGCAAGGATTGTGTTGATATACTGGAGGTGTGAATACAATGTTATCCGCCTGTCTGTGACATTGATCTGAGCCTTTTGGCATTAGGATGGTTTGGACCTCTCTCTTGACATTTGCCATCTTTGTACAAAATTATATTATTTAAAGTTAGTCTTATGAGGGTAGGTACTAAGCACTACTGAATTCTTACTCAAGACATTGCATATCCAAACACAGATCTGAAAACAATGTGACACTGCATTCGAACTTTGTGACCTTCcagtgaaaacaacaacaacaaaaaataggtGAACAATGTATTTTCTCTGGTCAATTTGATGATATAGAATGTCTCGACATCGTGCTGGTGCAGAATGTAATTGAGTGGAGGCAAACTAAAGACACTGCTATTGAAGCCTCCTCCAGTGTTTACACCAAAGTGAATTCATTCAACGAGCTGCCATTGTCCATCATATCAGCTCGAAAGTCATTGCTTTTGGGTTTGttatttcagtttatttatttttttatcataagctaggtttccatccaattagcGACAGATTTTCATTTGAATATTCAAAAAATACATAACAAGAGAGAAACTGATGCACAACCAAGTTTCGGAATTGCGCCTTGTATTCTACTAGTCTAACTcgcaacagtaaattgagaccccgactgagttcct
This window of the Oncorhynchus clarkii lewisi isolate Uvic-CL-2024 chromosome 1, UVic_Ocla_1.0, whole genome shotgun sequence genome carries:
- the LOC139409843 gene encoding rab11 family-interacting protein 2-like, which encodes MSLAKQAQTWFPTHVQATVLQATDLQAKGKHGNNDAYAIIQLGKEKYSTSVAEKTLNPMWREEAAFELPGLLLEGNPEIYELCLIVMHRSLVGMDKFLGQSTINLNDIFDNKERRKTDWYSLDSRPGKKRKERGKIQVSIQFMRNNMTASMFDLSIKDKPRSPFTKLKDKMKGRKHDGGLSDTTSAILPRSAMCDSETLRQPSASDHQPEPKIKRHLLAGSHTLSAARSMSDLIGTHFRPKLDSRNSMEQLEKESGAAPHRRSQGEVPGYQDSEGQGDPFTHISDGLPQKYATLPRNRNPFEMEQGQLWDRGEKKEKKEKVSLLERVTGKKEGRKTNNGGRSGSSGDLRSINPFSSDPQENTQPTNPFLSHKNTSDKNPTTNGDIRKARENHGKKNETMQTSAASYSNLSFDEVVHELIKQNGVVKKKDAHIRELEDYIDNLLVRVMEETPSILRTPYEPKRKAEKISKNN